The following proteins are co-located in the Engraulis encrasicolus isolate BLACKSEA-1 chromosome 2, IST_EnEncr_1.0, whole genome shotgun sequence genome:
- the LOC134464187 gene encoding immunoglobulin lambda-1 light chain-like, with protein sequence MLGTLCTLLTALTCGSAVTVVTQTPAVVTVRKGESATLHCNLGTVTDNTADWYKQISGQTPQYMLEFHQTWSSVKYGSGFSSPKFDSKCSSYTDCSLIINTVEVGDSAVYYCLTWDDTAKEYVSQFGPGTKLFVTDPTLPAPSLTVFPPSREDLSGDSVRVVCVAEDVSSGLADVRWLLGGNPLNSGISTSSTQQQPNGRFRLSSILTIQTADWTSGKDVTCQVTSSGPTASKTISQPDCSD encoded by the exons atgCTGGGGACACTCTgcactctcctcactgctctgACAT GTGGCAGTGCTGTGACTGTAGTCACACAGACGCCTGCTGTTGTCacggtgaggaaaggagagtcgGCCACTCTGCACTGCAATCTGGGGACTGTGACTGATAATACTGCTGATTGGTATAAACAGATTTCAGGGCAGACTCCTCAGTACATGCTGGAGTTTCATCAGACTTGGAGCTCTGTCAAATATGGCTCTGGTTTCTCATCCCCTAAATTTGATTCAAAATGTTCCTCTTACACTGATTGTAGTCTGATCATTAATACTGTAGAGGTGGGAGACTCTGCTGTGTATTACTGTCTGACGTGGGATGACACTGCTAAAGAGTACGTATCACA ATTCGGACCAGGCACCAAGCTGTTTGTCACTG atCCTACACTGCCAGCTCCATCTCTGACTGTCTTCCCCCCGTCTCGTGAGGACCTGAGTGGGGACAgtgtgagggtggtgtgtgtggctgaggaCGTGTCCTCTGGCCTGGCTGATGTCCGCTGGCTGCTCGGTGGGAACCCTCTAAACAGTGGCATCAGCACCAGCTCTACTCAGCAGCAGCCCAACGGCAGGTTCAGACTCAGCAGCATCCTGACCATCCAGACAGCTGATTGGACCAGTGGCAAAGACGTGACCTGTCAGGTGACCAGTTCTGGCCCCACAGCCTCCAAGACCATCAGCCAGCCAGACTGCTCTGACTGA